A window from Manduca sexta isolate Smith_Timp_Sample1 chromosome 24, JHU_Msex_v1.0, whole genome shotgun sequence encodes these proteins:
- the LOC115449341 gene encoding cytochrome P450 6B5 has product MFNILVIVFGVLFVVYYLTTRKFNYWKKRNVPHLPPVPLFGNYSSMILQRKTFGEVVSDICEKFPKAPVVGAYFGTEPVLIPRDPEVIKTILTKDFYYFNGREVSEYAHRDGDLFTLFATYGDHWKVLRQNLTPLFSSAKMKNMFKMITQNAYAFEKLLEQDTKQEVLDVKNVMERFTIECIGSCVFGVATNTIEKDEANPFKKAGNDILKPNKMLAFKGVMRAIWPSIFYGLRIPLFTNELNLFRQVLIAVFKERETNPTKTQDFINLIMKWKQQSYIEGDKLRPAHSAENGKTSVDVTDELVRAQCVVFFAAGFETSAVTLTHTLYELSKNERVMQKACEEVDAFMKRYNNHMTYESLSELQYLDACLDEALRKYPVLGCITREVMHDYILSPGIHIEKGMRVHIPVQYLQNNANLFPEPEEYRPERFIGEEKRNIIPYSYMPFGEGPRICIGMRFAKMQMLAGLVTVLKSYKVTLGDNVPKKLRFLPESFVTVSADRIKLKFTRRNGWEKALYAQHS; this is encoded by the exons atgtttaatattttagtaatcgTGTTCGGGGTACTGTTCGTGGTGTATTATTTAACAACtcgaaaatttaattattggaaaAAAAGAAATGTGCCGCACCTGCCACCGGTCCCACTTTTTGGTAACTATTCTTCTATGATTCTGCAAAGGAAGACTTTTGGAGAGGTGGTTTCTGATATATGTGAAAAATTTCCCAAAGCTCCGGTGGTTGGAGCATATTTTGGGACAGAACCTGTGCTTATACCTCGGGACCCCGAAGTAATCAAAACTATTCTCACgaaggatttttattattttaatggcaGAGAAGTCTCGGAATATGCACACAGGGATGGTGATTTATTCACTTTGTTTGCCACCTACGGTGATCATTGGAAAGTTTTGCGGCAAAATTTGACACCGCTATTTTCTTCCGCCAAAATGAAGAACATGTTTAAAATGATTACCCAAAATGCGTATGCCTTCGAAAAATTGTTAGAACAAGATACAAAACAAGAAGTATTGGATGTAAAAAATGTGATGGAGAGATTTACAATTGAATGTATCGGTTCATGCGTATTTGGAGTTGCTACAAATACGATAGAAAAAGACGAAGCAAATCCATTCAAGAAAGCTGGAAATGATATATTAAAACCTAACAAGATGTTGGCTTTCAAAGGTGTCATGCGAGCAATTTGGCCATCCATATTTTATGGGTTAAGAATTCCTTTGTTTACAAATGAACTAAATCTTTTTAGACAAGTTCTTATAGCTGTGTTTAAAGAGAGAGAAACTAATCCAACAAAAACgcaagattttattaatttgattatgaAATGGAAGCAACAAAGTTATATTGAAGGGGATAAACTACGTCCTGCACATAGCGCTGAAAATGGAAAAACGTCAGTAGATGTTACTGATGAATTAGTTCGTGCCCAATGTGTAGTATTCTTTGCTGCTGGTTTCGAAACATCCGCAGTGACATTAACTCACACTTTGTATGAATTATCTAAAAACGAACGGGTTATGCAAAAAGCTTGTGAAGAAGTTGACGCCTTTATGAAACGCTATAACAATCATATGACTTATGAGAGCTTGTCAGAACTGCAGTACCTTGACGCGTGCCTTGATGAAGCGCTGCGCAAATACCCAGTGTTGGGCTGCATAACTCGTGAAGTGATGCATGACTATATTTTGTCGCCGGGAATTCACATTGAGAAAGGAATGCGGGTGCACATACCGGTGCAATACTTACAGAATAACGCTAATTTATTCCCGGAACCGGAAGAATATCGCCCTGAAAGATTTATAGGAGAAGAAAAGCGCAATATCATTCCATACTCCTACATGCCGTTTGGGGAAGGACCTAGAATTTGTATtg gtATGAGATTTGCCAAAATGCAAATGCTGGCTGGATTGGTAACAGTTTTAAAGTCATACAAAGTGACACTTGGTGATAACGTGCCGAAGAAATTAAGGTTTTTGCCAGAATCGTTCGTAACGGTTTCAGCTGATCGTATTAAACTGAAGTTTACAAGACGCAATGGATGGGAGAAAGCATTGTATGCTCAGCATTCATAG